From the genome of Petrotoga sibirica DSM 13575:
TTTTTTTGATTTTAAAAAGTCTAAGAGCGTTTCCAATTTATTGTTATCAGGATACAGTTTGTTCCAAAGTTCTGTTATTATCTTTATTTTATCGTCCATTATTCTTACCTCCAAGATAATTATCTATCATTTTGGTATTTGTATATTGCTATAATCACCTATAACTAATTTTAGTGAATATGGTTTCCTTTCTGTTGAATAAATCTTTGAATTTTCTCCTATAATAGACGATTCTATCCTTATATACACATTTGAAATATTTGCATAACTTAAGATTATACTATTTTCAATCTCTGAAGAGTTTATATAAGCACTGTCACCTATGCTTGTGTATGGCCCTATGTACGCATTACTTATTGTAACGTCTTCTCCGATTATTACAGGTCCTCTGATAATAGAATTCATTATCTTCGTATTTTTCCCCATATGTACCATTCCTTGAACTGAGGAATCTGATCTTATTTCTCCTTCTATTTTTCGTTCTTTTAAAGTACTAAGAATCGTTCTATTTGCCTCGATCAAATCTTCAGGTTTTCCTGTATCTTTCCACCAACCCTCAACAATGTGAGCTCCAACGTTTTTTGAATTATCTATTAACCATTGGATAGCATCGGTGATTTCAAGTTCCCCTCTCCACGAAGGTTGAATATTTTGAATTGCCTCAAAAACCTTCGGAGTGAATATGTAAACCCCAATTATTGCGAGATTCGATGGAGCATCTTTTGGTTTTTCGACAACCTTTGTTACTTTAGAATCTTCCATCACCGCTATTCCAAATTGTGAAGGGTTATCAACGGAAGTCAAAAGTATAAAAGATTCATAATTTCCTTGTTTAAACTGGTCTATAAAATTCTTAAGATCAAAGTTTATCAGGTTATCCCCTAGGTACATTATAAAGTCATCATTGCCAAGGAATTCTTTTGAAACCTTTACCGCATGAGCCAAACCTTTTGGGTGCTCTTGTATAATATACGATAATTTTATACCTAATTGACTTCCGTCACCTAAGACTTTTTTAAAGTCTTCTATATTTTCTGAATTTACTACCAAACCAATCTCTGTAACCCCAGCGTCCCTTATTTTTTCTAAGCTATACATAATGGTTGGTTTGTTAGCTATCGGTATCAATGGTTTAGCGTTTGTGAAGGTTAGTGGTCGAAGTCTTGTTCCTTTCCCTGCACAGAGTATTAATGCTTTCATAGCTTTTTGCCTCCTTGTTTGATTGTTGTAGTTGTTAGCGTCCCTTCGCTAATCTTTGAAATATTTGAATCTGGAATGTAATCTTTTATTATCTCAATAGCACTGTTGTAATCATTATTTTTTATCATAATATTTATTTGGTCTATCAATTCATTTAGTTTCTCTTTATTTATTTCGTGATTGTTGGATTTTGAAATAAAGATTCGTTTGTTTCTCGTTTTCTCGTAATCTTCATCTTCCAAGAATATTTCTTCGTATAATTTCTCACCAGGCCTGATGCCTGTGTAAACTATTTTGATATCTTGATCAGGGATGTACCCGGAAAGTCTGATCAAGTCCCTTGCTAAGCGATCAATATTGACAGGTTCACCCATTTCTAAAACAAATATTTCAGCCTTTTGAGCAAACTGTCCACATTGTAATACTAAAGAGACAGCTTCAGGAATAGTCATGAAATACCTTTTCATATTTGGATGTGTGACCGTAACGGGACCACCCTTTTGTATCTGTTCTTTGAAAATTGGAATCACACTACCTCTACTTCCTAAAACGTTTCCGAACCTTACAATTCCATACTTTGTTTGATAAAAGTTGGACAATGTCTTTACTATAATTTCCCCAAGTCTCTTTGAAGCACCCATTATGGATGTTGGTTTGATGGCTTTATCCGTGGAGATAAATACAAATCTTTCTGCATTATATTCTCCAGAGAGTTTTGCTACGGTGTAAGTTCCAATCGTGTTGATCTTAAAGGCCTCTGTTGGGTTTTTTTGCATGAGGGGAACATGTTTATGAGCAGCGGCATGAAAAACAACATCAAATCCATATTTTGAAAATAAATACCTCATTCTATTTTCATCAGACACATCCGCGATAAGTTCTTCTATAAACGCATCTGAGAACTTGTCTTTCAATTCATTTGATATTTCAAAAATACTGTTTTCACCTTTTCCTAGTAAGAAAAGAGCTTTGGGTCCCATTGGCATAACTTGTCTGCATATTTCAGAACCTATGCTCCCTCCTGCACCAGTAACCAGTATCTTTTTGCCTTTTATGTAATCTTTGATCTCTTTTAAATCAACACTAACTTCCTTTCTACCAAGTAAATCGGAAATATCAACTTCTCGTAGAAAACCAAGTGATAACTTGTTATCTAAAATTTCCAAGATTCCTGGCAAAGTTTTCAGCCTAACCTTTGATGTATCAACATAATCTATGATTTTTTTTATCTGATCAGATGAAGCACTGGGAATAGCTATTATAACCTCTTCAACGTTATATTTATCTAAAAAATCCATAACTTGATTTATTTTCCCCAGTACAGGATAGCCTCGAATGTTTCTTCCTATCTTTTCTGGATCATCATCTAAAAAGCCTACAACCGATCCCTCTTCTGGATGCCTCTCGTACTCCCCCAACAATTCAGTTCCTGCATCCCCCGCTCCAATT
Proteins encoded in this window:
- a CDS encoding glucose-1-phosphate thymidylyltransferase; the encoded protein is MKALILCAGKGTRLRPLTFTNAKPLIPIANKPTIMYSLEKIRDAGVTEIGLVVNSENIEDFKKVLGDGSQLGIKLSYIIQEHPKGLAHAVKVSKEFLGNDDFIMYLGDNLINFDLKNFIDQFKQGNYESFILLTSVDNPSQFGIAVMEDSKVTKVVEKPKDAPSNLAIIGVYIFTPKVFEAIQNIQPSWRGELEITDAIQWLIDNSKNVGAHIVEGWWKDTGKPEDLIEANRTILSTLKERKIEGEIRSDSSVQGMVHMGKNTKIMNSIIRGPVIIGEDVTISNAYIGPYTSIGDSAYINSSEIENSIILSYANISNVYIRIESSIIGENSKIYSTERKPYSLKLVIGDYSNIQIPK
- a CDS encoding polysaccharide biosynthesis protein; this encodes MKHLTKRSFRLMIIDYILFFLAYIVAMFIRFQFDFVEMRKYISPIFFFPLIMVIVFYYSGIYRYIWRFATLNELRPVFNSGFIGFLINFFVFEFVRRYISNIFTLPFSVAATASVVGVVFVSASRIYWFSRHSRNYKKQISGIKNILIIGAGDAGTELLGEYERHPEEGSVVGFLDDDPEKIGRNIRGYPVLGKINQVMDFLDKYNVEEVIIAIPSASSDQIKKIIDYVDTSKVRLKTLPGILEILDNKLSLGFLREVDISDLLGRKEVSVDLKEIKDYIKGKKILVTGAGGSIGSEICRQVMPMGPKALFLLGKGENSIFEISNELKDKFSDAFIEELIADVSDENRMRYLFSKYGFDVVFHAAAHKHVPLMQKNPTEAFKINTIGTYTVAKLSGEYNAERFVFISTDKAIKPTSIMGASKRLGEIIVKTLSNFYQTKYGIVRFGNVLGSRGSVIPIFKEQIQKGGPVTVTHPNMKRYFMTIPEAVSLVLQCGQFAQKAEIFVLEMGEPVNIDRLARDLIRLSGYIPDQDIKIVYTGIRPGEKLYEEIFLEDEDYEKTRNKRIFISKSNNHEINKEKLNELIDQINIMIKNNDYNSAIEIIKDYIPDSNISKISEGTLTTTTIKQGGKKL